In one Fusarium keratoplasticum isolate Fu6.1 chromosome 5, whole genome shotgun sequence genomic region, the following are encoded:
- a CDS encoding PKS-ER domain-containing protein, with translation MSPPARMDALVVKTSNDTPRLVKESLPTPKPGDYQVLVKVSHVAQNPTDVQSFDGNAFGDGAVLGCDFVGVVEETGTNVTGIAKGTVVAGLIWGGETKGLGGYSEYTLADSRICFPVPPGLAPAEAATLPLASTTALLSLFSEDCLAIDASAAENTAVLIWGGSSSVGLYAIQIARLYGLEVITTCSPKHHGLVKSYGAKHVFDYRDPQVVDKIRGVAPQLRYVFDTIGNETSSGTASRAISHPNGVLCTVRPGKANTQDVSKDIKVTDVLVWTAFLKEHRYGTFYWPPNEADHNLASEWFQKLPDLLSSGEIKPNTPKICGKGLNGVSEGFQEYRDGSISNYKIVYKL, from the exons ATGTCTCCCCCTGCCCGAATGGACGCTTTGGTTGTCAAGACCTCCAACGACACTCCGAGACTGGTCAAAGAGTCACTTCCTACGCCCAAGCCTGGAGACTACCAGGTTCTAGTCAAGGTATCTCATGTAGCCCAAAACCCGACCGATG TCCAGTCCTTTGACGGCAATGCTTTCGGCGACGGTGCTGTTCTCGGATGCGACTTTGTTGGCGTGGTTGAGGAAACAGGGACCAACGTGACCGGTATCGCCAAAGGGACCGTCGTTGCTGGTCTGATCTGGGGAG GCGAAACTAAGGGGCTTGGAGGTTACAGCGAGTATACTCTTGCAGACTCGCGGATTTGCTTCCCGGTTCCTCCAGGTCTGGCCCCAGCAGAGGCTGCCACACTGCCTCTTGCATCGACCACAGCCTTGCTCAGTTTGTTCTCTGAGGACTGTCTAGCCATCGATGCCAGTGCCGCCGAAAATACCGCGGTTCTCATTTGGGGTGGTAGCT CAAGTGTCGGCCTCTACGCCATCCAAATCGCTAGGCTGTATGGGTTAGAAGTCATCACGACTTGCAGCCCGAAACATCACGGTCTCGTCAAGTCTTATGGAGCGAAACATGTCTTTGACTACCGGGATCCGCAAGTAGTCGACAAGATTCGAGGGGTAGCCCCTCAGCTCCGCTATGTGTTTGATACCATTGGGAATGAGACTTCTTCCGGAACGGCTTCTCGAGCCATCAGTCACCCCAATGGTGTCCTGTGCACAGTCCGCCCTGGCAAGGCAAACACACAAGATGTGTCCAAGGACATCAAGGTAACAGATGTTCTCGTCTGGACAGCCTTCCTGAAGGAACACCGTTACGGAACCTTTTACTGGCCC CCCAATGAGGCAGATCATAACTTGGCTTCTGAGTGGTTTCAGAAGTTACCGGATCTCCTGTCATCGGGCGAGATCAAGCCCAACACACCCAAGATTTGTGGAAAGGGCCTAAACGGTGTGTCGGAGGGCTTTCAGGAGTATCGTGATGGCAGCATCTCCAACTACAAGATTGTCTACAAACTCTAG
- a CDS encoding DCTP pyrophosphatase 1, which yields MVNKEVHDALAAFVAERDWAQFHTPENLAKSVSIEAAELLECYQWNAKADPKRVREELADVLTYCLLLADRIGVDPAQIVLEKLEVTKKKYPVDKAKGSSKKYDQLEDRSA from the coding sequence ATGGTTAACAAGGAAGTCCACGACGCACTCGCGGCTTTTGTCGCCGAGCGAGACTGGGCACAGTTCCATACGCCCGAGAACCTCGCCAAAAGCGTCTCCATCGAAGCGGCCGAACTCCTCGAGTGCTACCAGTGGAACGCCAAGGCAGACCCCAAGCGCGTCCGCGAAGAGCTTGCCGATGTCCTGACCTACTGCCTGCTCCTAGCCGACCGGATTGGGGTGGACCCGGCGCAGATCGTGTTGGAGAAGCTCGAAGTGACGAAAAAGAAGTACCCTGTTGACAAAGCCAaaggcagcagcaagaagtATGACCAACTTGAGGATCGCTCGGCTTGA